ATATTCATTCAACTATACAGCCGCAGTTTAGAAATTCATAACCAATTTATTTGAGCTAATCCTGAAATAAAACTGACAAAAACGCCGGGAAATCGCATATAACTCACATATTAATGGACggatttgaaatttgaaaacacCTCCAGTTAGCTTATCTTTCtggtaacaaaaatatatatgtttcacaAATCGATTTCAGATACGAAATatcaaaatcgccgttttctcAAGCGAAGGAAATTTGTTTATTGCAGCGAGAGGTGTCTTCGGCCAAGTGCGGCTAGAGTCTGTTAGTCGAGCTCGTCTAACGGTTTGACGATATCTGCTCACCTAGCTAGCATCAGCCAACCTACGTAGACGAAAAAAGAAGAATCATGGCCGAGAAGACTCCGGTAAAGAAAACCGCCGCCAAGAAACCAAAGGCAAAAACCCCTAAGAAAACAGCAGCCAAGAAAACAGCAGAGAAGAAAAAGCCGGCACCCAAGAAAGCTACCAAGCCCAAGACTCCCAAGAAAAAAGCTACCGCCTCTCCTAAGAAGGCTAAGACGACCAAACCCAAGACAGCTAAAGCAAGCAAGAAGTAGATAATGTACTATCTACAGCCAAAAAACCCCTCAAAACAGTCCTTTTCAGGACTACCCAAATTTCACGAAAAGTATCCAGAGTACGCCTCGAAAATACGCTAACCCAACCCAACCCCAATATATACGTATAGAAAgtaattgataaaattaataaaaacaaagatagatagatagatagatagatagatagatagatagatagatagatagatagatagatagatagatagatagatagatagatagatagatagatagatagatagatagatagatagatagatagatagatagatagatagatagatagatagagatagatagatagatagatagatagatagatagatagatagatagatagatagatagatagatagatagatagatagatagatagatagatagatagatagatagatagatagatagatagatagatagatagatagatagatagatagatagatagatagatagatagatagatagatagataaatagatagatagatagattgATAGTTATACATTATACGTTataagatagatagatagatagatagatagatagatagatagatagatagatagatagatagatagatagatagatagatagatagatagatagatagatagatagatagatagatagatagatagatagatagatagatagatagatagatagatagatagatagatagatagatagatagatagatagatagatagatagatagatagatagatagatagatagatacatatatataatgtacatggaCTAACACCGCGGCCCCGACCCCCGGTAGTTTCTTAAGAGAATACATACAGAGAATTAAAACTTTGAAATCTAATTGTTTGAATCCATTAAACTTCTATGAAAGGACGACGGCTAGAAATCTATTGTTTTCCCTGTTACATACAAGACATGCGTATACCTATATACGATATTCCCGGGGCGTCGGGTCTTGTACGTTTACCTGTATTAACGTATATAtagatacctgtatatatgCAAAATACTTATATATTACACAAACTATATACCCGATAAAGTACATTACAAATATTCATTCAACTATACAGCCGCAGTTTAGAAATTCATAACCAATTTATTTGAGCTAATCCTGAAATAAAACTGACAAAAACGCCGGGAAATCGCATATAACTCACATATTAATGGACggatttgaaatttgaaaacacCTCCAGTTAGCTTATCTTTCtggtaacaaaaatatatatgtttcacaAATCGATTTCAGATACGAAATatcaaaatcgccgttttctcAAGCGAAGGAAATTTGTTTATTGCAGCGAGAGGTGTCTTCGGCCAAGTGCGGCTAGAGTCTGTTAGTCGAGCCCGTCTAACGGTTTGACGATATCTGCTCACCTAGCTAGCACCAGCCGCATACCTACCTACGTAGACGAAAAAAGAAGAATCATGGCCGAGAAGACTCCGGTAAAGAAAACCGCCGCCAAGAAACCAAAGGCAAAAACCCCTAAGAAAACAGCAGCCAAGAAAACAGCAGAGAAGAAAAAGCCGGCACCCAAGAAAGCTACCAAGCCCAAGACTCCCAAGAAAAAAGCTACCGCCTCTCCTAAGAAGGCTAAGACGACCAAACCCAAGACAGCTAAAGCAAGCAAGAAGTAGATAATGTACTATCTACAGCCAAAAAACCCCTCAAAACAGTCCTTTTCAGGACTACCCAAATTTCACGAAAAGTATCCAGAGTACGCCTCgaaaatagatagatagatagatagatagatagatagatagatagatagatagatagatagatagatagatagatagatagatagatagatagatagatagatagatagatagatagatagatagatagatagatagatagatagatagatagatagatagatagatagatagatagatagatagatagatagatagatagatagatagatagatagatagatagatagatagattgataaaattaataatagatagatagatagatagatagatagatagatagatagatagatagatagatagatagatagatagatagatagatagatagatagatagatagatagatagatagatagatagatagatagatagatagatagatagatagatagatagatagatagatagatagatagatagatagatagatagatagatagatagatagatagatagatagatagatagatagatagatagatagatagatagatagatagatagatagtatagatagatagatagatagatagatagatagatatagatagatagatagatagatagatagatagatatagatagatagatagatagatagatagatagatagatagatagatagatagatagatagatagatagatagatagatagatagatagatagatagatagatagatagatagatagatagatagatagatagatagatagatagatagatagatagatagatagatagatagatagatagatagatagatagatagatagatagatagatagatagatagatagatagatagatagatagatagatagatagatagatagatagatagatagatagatagatagatagatagatagatagatagatagatagatagatagatagatagatagatagatagatagatagatagatatagatagatagatagatagatagatagatagatagatagatagatagatagatagatagatagatagatagatagatagatagatagatagatagatagatagatagatagatagatagatagatagatagatagatagatagatagatagatagatagatagatagatagatagaatagatagatagatagatagatagatagatagatagatagatacgTATAGAAAgtaattgataaaattaataaaaacaaagatagatagatagatagatagatagatagatagatagatagatagatagatagatagatagatagatagatagatagatagatagatagatagatagatagatagatagatagatagatagatagatagatagatagatagatagatagatagatagatagatagatagatagatagatatatagatagatagatagatagatagatagatagatagatagatagatagatagatagatagatagatagatagatagatagatagatagatagatagatagatagatagatagatagatagatagatagatagatagatagatagatagatagatagatagataaattgATAGTTATACATTATACgttataatttgtttatatagatagatagatagatagatagatagatagatagatagatagatagatagatagatagatagatagatagatagatagatagatagatagatagatagatagatagatagatagatagatagatagatagatagatagatagatagatagatagatagatagatagatagatagatagatagatagatagatgatagatagatagatagatagatagatagatagatagatagatagatagatagatagatagatagttatagatagatagatagttagatagagatagatagatagatagatagatagatagatagatagatagatagatagatagatagatagatagatagatagatagatagatagatagatagatagatagatagatagatagatagatagatagagatatataaattaatagatagatagatagatagatagatagatagatagatagatagatagatagatagatagatagatagatagatagatagatagatagatagatagatagatagatagatagatagatagatagatatatatagatagatagatagatagatagatagatagatagatagatagatagatagatagatagatagatagatagatagatagatagatagatagatagatagatagatagatagatagatagttatagatagatagatagatagatagagatagatagatagatagatagatagatagatagatagatagatagatagatagatagatagatagattagatagatagatagatagatagatagatagatagatagatagatagatagatagatagatagatagatagatagatagatagatagatagatagatagatagatagatagatagatagatagatagatagatagatagatagatagatagatagatagatagatagatagatagatagatagatagatagatagatagatagatagatagatagatagatagatagatagatagatagatagaatagatagatagatagatagatagatagatagatagatagatagatagatagatagatagatagatagatagatagatagatagatagatagatagatagatagatagatagatagatagatagatagatagatagatagatagatagatagatagatagatagatagatagatagatagatagatagatagatagatagatagatagatagatagatagatagatagatagatagatagatagatagatagataatagatagatagatagatagatagatagatagatagatagatagatagatagatagatagatagatagatagatagatagatagatagatagatagatagatagatagatagatagatagatagatagatagatagatagatagatagatagatagatagatagatagatagatagatagatagatagatagatagatagatagatagatagatagatagatagatagatagatagatagatagatagatagatagatagatagatagatagatagatagatagatagatagatagatagatagatagatagatagatagatagatagatagatagatagatagatagatagatagatagatagatatagatagatagatagatagatagatagatagatagatagatagatagatagatagatagatagatagatagatagatagatagatagatagatagatagatagatagatagatagatagatagatagatagatagatagatagatagatagatagatagatagatagatagatagatagatagatagatagatagatagatagatagatagatagatagatagatagatagatagatagatagatagatagatagatagatagatagatagatagatagatagatagatagatagatagatagatagatagatagatagatagatagatagatagatagatagatagatagatagatagatagatagatagataatagatagatagatagatagatagatagatagatagatagatagatagatagatagatagatagatagatagatagatagatagatagatagatagatagatagatagatagatagatagatagatagatagatagatagatagatagatagatagttatagatagatagatagatagatagatagatagatagatagatagatagatagatagatagatagatagatagatagatagatagatagatagatagatagatagatagatagatagatagatagatagatagatagatagatagatagatagatagatagatagatagatagatagatagatagaagatagatagatagatagatagatagatagatagatagatagatagatagatagatagatagatagatagatagatagatagatagatagatagatagatagataatagatagatagatagatagatagatagatagatagatagatagatagatagatagatagatagatagatagatagatagatagatagatagatagatagatagatagatagatagatagatagatagatagatagatagatagatagatagatagatagatagatagatagatagatagatagatagatagatagatagatagatagatagatagatagatagatagatagatagatagatatagatagatagatagatagatagatagatagatagatagatagatagatagatagatagatagatagatagatagatagatagatagatagatagatagatagatagatagtatagatagatagatagatagatagatagatagatagatagatagatagatagatagatagatagatagatagatagatagatagatagatagatagatagatagatagatagatagatagatagatagatagatatagatatagatagatagatagatagatagatagatagatagatagatagatagatagatagatagatagatagatagatagatagatatagatagatagatagatagatagatagatagatagatagatagatagatagatagatagatagatagatagatagatagatagatagatagatagatagatagatagatagatagatagatagatagatagatagatagatagatagatagatagatagatagatagatagatagatagatagatagatagatagatagatagatagatagatagatagatagatagatagatagatagatagatagatagatagatagatagatagatagatagatagatagatagatagatagatagatagatagatagatagatagatagatagatagatagatagatagatagatagatagatagatagatagatagatagatagatagatagatagatagatagatagatagatagatagagatagatagatagatatgatagatagatagatagatagatagatagatagatagatagatagatagatagatagatagatagatagatagatagatagatagatagatagatagatagatagatagatagatagatagatagatagatagatagatagatagatagatagatagatagatagatagatagatagatagatagatagatagatagatagatagatagatagatagatagatagatagatagatagatagatagatagatagatagatagatagatagatagatagatagatagatagatagatagatagatagatagatagatagatagatagatagatagatagatagatagatagatagatagatagatagatagatagatagatagatagatagatagatagatagatagatagatagatagatagatagatagatagatagatagatagatagatagatagatagatagatagatagatatagatagatagatagatagatagatagatagatagatagatagatagatagatagatagatagatagataatagatagatagatagatagatagatagatagatagatagatagatagatagtagatagatagatagatagatagatagatagatagatagatagatagatagatagatagatagatagatagatagatagatagatagatagatagatagatagatagatagatagatagatagatagatagatagatagatagatagatagatagatagatagatagatagatagatagatagatagatagatagatagatagatagatagatagatagatagatagatagatagatagatagatagatagatagatagatagatagatagatagatagatagatagatagatagatagatagataatagatagatagatagatagatagatagatagatagatagatagatagatagatagatagatagatagaatagatatagatagatagatagatagatagatagatagatagatagatagatagatagatagatagatagatagatagatagatagtagatagatagatagatagatagatagatagatagatagatagatagatagatagatagatagatagatagatagatagatagatagatagatagatagatagatagatagatagatagatagatagatagatagatagatagatagttatagatagatagatagatagatagatagatagatagatagatagatagatagatagatagatagatagatagatagatagatagatagatagatagttaGATAgttatagatagatagatagatagatagatagatagatagatagatagatagatagatagatagatagatagatagatagatagatagatagatagatagatagatagatagatagatagatagatagatagatagatagatagatagatagatagatagatagatagatagatagatagatatatagatagatagataaatagatagatagataaattgATAGTTATACATTATACgttataatttgtttatatatattaaattagcatattattttgtacagagctatacatatatataatgtacatggaCTAACACCGCGGCCCCGACCCCCGGTAGTTTCTTAAGAGAATACATACAGAGAATTAAAACTTTGAAATCTAATTGTTTGAATCCATTAAACTTCTATGAAAGGACGACGGCTAGAAATCTATTGTTTTCCCTGTTACATACAAGACATGCGTATACCTATATACGATATTCCCGGGGCGTCGGGTCTTGTACGTTTACCTGTATTAACGTATATAtagatacctgtatatatgCAAAATACTTATATATTACACAAACTATATACCCGATAAAGTACATTACAAATATTCATTCAACTATACAGCCGCAGTTTAGAAATTCATAACCAATTTATTTGAGCTAATCCTGAAATAAAACTGACAAAAACGCCGGGAAATCGCATATAACTCACATATTAATGGACggatttgaaatttgaaaacacATATTAATGGACggatttgaaatttgaaaacacCTCCAGTTAGCTTATCTTTCtggtaacaaaaatatatatgtttcacaAATCGATTTCAGATACGAAATatcaaaatcgccgttttctcAAGCGAAGGAAATTTGTTTATTGCAGCGAGAGGTGTCTTCGGCCAAGTGCGGCTAGAGTCTGTTAGTCGAGCTCGTCTAACGGTTTGACGATATCTGCTCACCTAGCTAGCATCAGCCAACCTACGTAGACGAAAAAAGAAGAATCATGGCCGAGAAGACTCCGGTAAAGAAAACCGCCGCCAAGAAACCAAAGGCAAAAACCCCTAAGAAAACAGCAGCCAAGAAAACAGCAGAGAAGAAAAAGCCGGCACCCAAGAAAGCTACCAAGCCCAAGACTCCCAAGAAAAAAGCTACCGCCTCTCCTAAGAAGGCTAAGACGACCAAACCCAAGACAGCTAAAGCAAGCAAGAAGTAGATAATGTACTATCTACAGCCAAAAAACCCCTCAAAACAGTCCTTTTCAGGACTACCCAAATTTCACGAAAAGTATCCAGAGTACGCCTCGAAAATACGCTAACCCAACCCAACcccaatatataatataaaagtaattgataaattaatataaaaaaagatagatagatagatagatagatagatagatagatagatagata
This portion of the Argopecten irradians isolate NY chromosome 6, Ai_NY, whole genome shotgun sequence genome encodes:
- the LOC138326540 gene encoding histone H1-like protein HC2; translation: MAEKTPVKKTAAKKPKAKTPKKTAAKKTAEKKKPAPKKATKPKTPKKKATASPKKAKTTKPKTAKATSTSRIPTYVDEKRRIMAEKTPVKKTAAKKPKAKTPKKTAAKKTAEKKKPAPKKATKPKTPKKKATASPKKAKTTKPKTAKASKK